A single Nicotiana tabacum cultivar K326 chromosome 5, ASM71507v2, whole genome shotgun sequence DNA region contains:
- the LOC107776718 gene encoding uncharacterized protein LOC107776718, with the protein MANKENDGVDLAANDAKQWFRSLPTGSINTWEDITRKFLDKYFSPTKIGKFIMEIHNFYQKEREMVFEAWERFKEIKTLEEVVLILDELSEDVNQWPVESNDKRKSVEVHQVDSNTSMQTHLDTMAKGIRMLILAKQNNPRLQDQGPLGFQNQPRQQYQLPQPNQSSMEDLMKAFINKTDEKFHTRGTAIQNLESQMGQIANLLFERDPGTLPSDTEKNPKEIIKVVVNKQTETPVEKKSEEQKGQISGVQKEIEESSHMSALPFPQKMKREKLDKCFGRFLEILKQFYVNIPFIEVLTQMLAYAKFLKEILSSKRKLEKTTVVKLNGPCSAILKIKILKKCRDPGSFTIPCSLGSDKFDKALYDSGVSINIMPQSAFKKLKGELGLIKSIPVSLQLADQITILPKGIIEDILVRVDKFVFPIDFIVVDLEVNKDVPLILWRSFYVQAAILDIYEGQLMFRMGNEKVVFRMKRMMKYPSDEASAYSCFKLDVIGKLAEKYNTLEDEDPEIRKEAEVLETEDQVVDDEELKEEACTQEQKLGELLKKHKKAIDWSIPDIKGISPAICMPKFCWKKIASKWCSPNAS; encoded by the exons ATGGCAAATAAAGAGAATGATGGAGTAGACTTAGCTGCAA ATGACGCGAAGCAATGGTTTCGTAGCTTACCCACAGGTTCGATTAATACATGGGAAGATATCACCAGGAAGTTTCTCGACAAGTACTTTTCACCTACAAAAATAGGGAAGTTCATAATGGAAATCCATAATTTTTACCAGAAGGAGAGAGAAATGGTTTTTGaagcttgggaaagattcaaGGAGATA AAAACTCTAGAGGAGGTTGTCTTAATCCTTGATGAGTTATCTGAGGATGTTAATCAGTGGCCAGTTGAAAGTAATGACAAAAGAAAATCCGTTGAGGTTCACCAGGTGGACTCTAACACATCCATGCAAACCCATCTAGACACAATGGCAAAGGGGATAAGAATGCTGATATTGGCCAAG CAAAATAATCCCAGACTCCAGGATCAAGGACCACTAGGTTTTCAGAACCAGCCGAGGCAGCAATACCAGCTACCACAACCAAATCAGTCAAGTATGGAAGATCTCATGAAGGCATTCATCAATAAAACAGATGAAAAATTCCATACTCGGGGCACTGCTATCCAGAACTTAGAAAGCCAAATGGGACAGATTGCAAATTTGTTATTTGAGAGGGATCCTGGGACTCTTCCCTCTGACACTGAAAAGAACCCAAAGGAAATAATCAAAGTT GTGGTTAACAAGCAGACTGAGACACCAGTAGAGAAAAAGAGTGAAGAGCAAAAGGGCCAGATTAGTGGGGTACAAAAGGAGATTGAAGAAAGTAGTCATATGTCAGCTCTACCATTCCCTCAAAAGATGAAGCGGGAGAAACTTGACAAAtgttttgggcgattcttggagataCTCAAACAATTTTATGTGAACATTCCCTTCATAGAGGTACTCACTCAGATGCTTGcttatgcaaagttcttgaagGAAATCTTATCTAGCAAGAGAAAATTAGAGAAGACAACAGTTGTCAAGCTGAATGGCCCATGTAGTGCCATATTGAAAATCAAAATTCTCAAAAAGTGCAGAGACCCAGGAAGCTTCACCATACCATGCTCATTAGGGAGTGATAAATTTGACAAGGCCCTTTACGATTCTGGTGTGTCTATAAATATAATGCCTCAGTCCGCGTTCAAGAAACTGAAAGGTGAGCTTGGATTGATCAAATCAATACCAGTGTCACTACAATTGGCTGACCAGATCACCATTTTACCTAAGGGAATCATTGAGGATATTCTAGTGCGGGTGGATAAATTTGTATTCCCCATAGACTTTATTGTGGTAGATCTGGAGGTGAACAAGGATGTGCCTCTAATTCTATGGAGGTCATTTTATGTACAGGCAGCTATCCTTGATATTTATGAGGGGCAACTTATGTTCAGAATGGGCAATGAAAAAGTGGTGTTCCGGatgaagaggatgatgaaataCCCCAGTGATGAGGCATCCGCCTACTCGTGTTTCAAGCTAGATGTTATTGGCAAATTGGCTGAAAAATACAA CACATTGGAGGATGAAGATCCTGAAATAAGGAAAGAGGCTGAAGTACTTGAAACTGAGGATCAAGTGGTTGATGATGAAGAACTAAAAGAGGAGGCTT GTACACAGGAACAAAAGTTGGGGGAGCTGCTGAAAAAGCACAAGAAGGCCATTGACTGGAGTATACCTGATATTAAAGGAATCAGTCCAGCTATTTGCATGCCAAAATTCTGTTGGAAGAAAATAGCAAGCAAGTGGTGCAGCCCTAATGCAAGTTGA